A window from Mycoplasma phocoeninasale encodes these proteins:
- a CDS encoding BspA family leucine-rich repeat surface protein, with translation MQKKLIKSLAALLIVSIPIIPVAAKIHPKPFIRVSNINSYGHMAKKNINFIREKYEKLGYRLKERVPAEYIGTTCKKIGYMIFIHSGRKPLVVIEPFKENLEDVSENFNTRNIQIKSDFEISMENAFENCYNFNQNISYWDVSKVTNMSSMFKNARKFNQSLYYWDVSKVTDMSSMFEGATLFNDNDIRWWKTGNVRNMASMFENAKSFNRSLYYWDVSGVIDMASMFKNAISFNSDISSWNVSRVINMSSMFEGALEFNITINKWNFLNVTNMSSMFKNAKMFDSGKTWEDGDLDKIGPTFKNVVDMSSMFEGADKFNRDISKWDISNVKNMSSMFKNAKEFNNQWRELNEWLNRENNICDMSSMFEGALVFDRYIKDWNTSKVENMTKMFKNAKMFDKDISNWKVNNVKFHDNFCAECPLAFERFPQNLIKDINSAIANTIFDKKINRTLTFNNNFYEKVKEIILEKNQGIDWNDLIIEIKSINENKNVFISIKPSTKGMWKYTGESIVKIEFKENINEKIKDINLGKLTNIEIKNLEKITNDFILNQLNVDKINYQYEHQTNNKKIILNFNGNENYEDSVLDIKYEIKKHLSELITDSNFNKVAKIEVEEIKKVIREKYHKIDFAHFDIEIKENKVIIKAKDSHPDYQGQKEISIEVKKQISELITSSSFDKVNNLDEANIKRVLKIKHPTVDFNHLDLVISGNKVIIKAKDSHPDYQGEIEVAIAVKKQISELITSPKFNKVAKIEVEEIKKVIREKYPEIDFAHLDIEIRGNKVIIKAKDSHPDYQGELRFSVEEKLDVSKLITDSNFNKVAKIEVEEIKKVIREKYPKIDFAHLNIEIIGNKVIIKAKDSHPDYQGEIEVAIAVKKQISELITSREFNKVAKIEVEEIKKVIREKYPEIDFAHLDIEIRGNKVIIKAKDSHPDYQGELRFSVEEKLDVSKLITDSNFNKVAKIEVEEIKKVIREKYPKIDFAHLNIEIIGNKVIIKAKDSHPDYQGQKEISIEVKKQISELITNESFDKVNNLDESSIKKVILVKHPTVDFNHLDLVISGNKVIIKAKDSHPDYQGEIEVAIAVKKQISELITSREFNKVAKIEVEEIKKVIREKYPEIDFAHLDIEIRGNKVIIKAKDSHPDYQGELRFSVEEKLDVSKLITDSNFNKVAKIEVEEIKKVIREKYPKIDFAHLNIEIIGNKVIIKAKDSHPDYQGQKEISIEVKKQISELITNESFDKVNNLDESSIKKVILVKHPTVDFNHLDLVISGNKVIIKAKDSHPDYQGEIEVAIAVKKQISELITSREFNKVAKIEVEEIKKVIREKYPEIDFAHLDIEIRGNKVIIKAKDSHPDYQGELRFSVEEKLDVSKLITDSNFNKVAKIEVEEIKKVIREKYPKIDFAHLNIEIIGNKVIIKAKDSHPDYQGQKEISIEVKKQISELITNESFDKVNNLDESSIKKVILVKHPTVDFNHLDLVISGNKVIIKAKDSHPDYQGEIEVAIAVKKQISELITSREFNKVAKINLEEIKKVIKERFPKIDFTHFAIEIIGNKVIIKAKDSHPDYQGELQFNITEKINIAKMIDEKNILLELKKVKAEQVNEKGFKLLIEEIFHKSGMKNIEFDISLEKHNNRIVLDFNNDDNYHGKISLNYEMDNLIPNKKNNSIIWKVIIAVILSITLLIILILIIKKTKKGYNKQN, from the coding sequence ATGCAAAAAAAATTAATTAAATCATTGGCAGCACTTTTAATCGTTTCAATCCCAATTATTCCGGTTGCTGCAAAAATTCATCCAAAGCCATTTATTAGAGTTAGCAATATTAATAGTTATGGTCACATGGCTAAAAAAAATATCAATTTTATTAGAGAAAAATATGAAAAATTAGGTTATAGATTAAAGGAAAGGGTGCCAGCTGAATACATTGGAACGACATGCAAAAAAATTGGTTATATGATTTTTATTCATTCAGGAAGAAAACCTCTTGTTGTCATTGAGCCATTTAAGGAAAACTTAGAAGACGTTTCAGAAAATTTTAATACAAGAAATATACAAATAAAAAGTGACTTTGAAATATCAATGGAAAATGCATTTGAAAATTGCTACAATTTCAATCAGAATATTTCTTATTGAGATGTGTCGAAGGTAACAAACATGTCTTCAATGTTTAAAAATGCCAGAAAATTTAATCAAAGCCTGTACTATTGAGATGTATCAAAAGTTACTGATATGTCATCAATGTTTGAAGGAGCAACATTATTTAACGATAATGATATTAGGTGATGAAAAACAGGAAATGTTAGAAATATGGCATCAATGTTTGAAAATGCAAAAAGTTTTAATCGAAGTCTATATTATTGAGATGTATCAGGAGTTATTGACATGGCATCAATGTTTAAAAATGCCATTTCTTTTAACTCAGATATTTCTTCGTGAAATGTATCTAGAGTAATAAATATGTCATCAATGTTTGAAGGCGCTTTGGAATTTAATATAACCATAAATAAATGAAATTTTTTAAATGTTACAAACATGTCATCAATGTTTAAGAATGCAAAAATGTTTGATAGTGGTAAGACTTGGGAAGATGGAGATCTTGACAAAATAGGACCTACATTCAAAAATGTTGTTGACATGTCATCAATGTTTGAAGGGGCAGATAAATTTAATCGAGATATATCAAAATGAGATATATCTAATGTTAAAAATATGTCATCGATGTTTAAAAATGCGAAGGAATTTAATAACCAATGAAGAGAATTAAATGAATGGCTAAACAGAGAAAATAATATTTGTGATATGTCATCAATGTTTGAGGGAGCCTTGGTTTTTGATAGGTACATAAAGGATTGAAACACATCGAAAGTTGAAAATATGACGAAGATGTTTAAAAACGCAAAAATGTTCGATAAGGATATTTCAAATTGAAAAGTAAATAATGTTAAATTCCATGACAATTTTTGTGCCGAATGTCCTCTAGCATTCGAAAGATTTCCTCAAAATTTAATAAAAGATATAAATAGTGCTATTGCTAACACCATATTTGACAAAAAAATAAACAGAACATTAACATTTAATAATAATTTTTACGAAAAAGTTAAAGAAATTATTCTAGAAAAGAATCAAGGCATTGATTGAAATGATCTTATTATTGAAATTAAAAGTATAAACGAAAACAAAAATGTCTTTATTTCTATTAAGCCTTCAACTAAAGGTATGTGAAAATATACTGGAGAATCCATTGTAAAAATTGAATTTAAAGAAAACATAAACGAAAAAATCAAAGATATTAATTTGGGAAAATTAACAAATATTGAGATAAAAAATCTTGAAAAAATTACAAATGATTTTATTTTAAATCAATTAAATGTTGATAAAATCAACTATCAATATGAGCATCAAACAAATAATAAAAAGATTATTTTGAACTTTAATGGCAATGAAAATTATGAAGATAGTGTGTTGGATATAAAATATGAAATTAAAAAACATTTATCTGAGCTAATTACTGATTCAAATTTCAATAAAGTAGCAAAAATAGAAGTTGAAGAAATTAAGAAAGTTATTAGAGAAAAATATCATAAGATTGATTTTGCTCACTTTGACATTGAAATTAAAGAAAATAAAGTCATCATTAAAGCTAAGGATTCGCATCCTGACTATCAAGGTCAAAAAGAAATTAGCATTGAGGTTAAAAAGCAAATCTCTGAGCTAATTACTAGTTCAAGCTTTGATAAAGTCAATAATCTTGATGAAGCAAATATTAAAAGAGTTCTTAAAATAAAACACCCAACTGTTGACTTTAATCATCTTGATTTAGTTATTAGTGGAAATAAAGTTATTATTAAAGCTAAAGATTCTCATCCTGACTATCAAGGTGAAATAGAAGTTGCTATTGCCGTCAAAAAACAGATATCTGAGCTAATTACTAGTCCAAAATTCAATAAAGTAGCAAAAATAGAAGTTGAAGAAATTAAGAAAGTTATTAGAGAAAAGTACCCTGAGATTGATTTTGCTCACCTTGACATTGAAATCAGAGGAAATAAAGTCATCATTAAAGCTAAAGATTCCCATCCTGACTATCAGGGCGAGCTGCGATTTAGTGTCGAAGAAAAGTTAGATGTTTCTAAGTTAATTACTGATTCAAATTTCAATAAAGTAGCAAAAATAGAAGTTGAAGAAATTAAGAAAGTTATTAGAGAAAAATATCCTAAGATTGATTTTGCTCACCTTAACATTGAAATCATAGGAAATAAAGTGATCATTAAAGCTAAGGATTCGCATCCTGACTATCAAGGTGAAATAGAAGTTGCTATCGCCGTCAAAAAACAGATATCTGAGCTAATTACTAGCCGAGAATTCAATAAAGTAGCAAAAATAGAAGTTGAAGAAATTAAGAAAGTTATTAGAGAAAAGTACCCTGAGATTGATTTTGCTCACCTTGACATTGAAATCAGAGGAAATAAAGTCATCATTAAAGCTAAAGATTCCCATCCTGACTATCAGGGCGAGCTGCGATTTAGTGTCGAAGAAAAGTTAGATGTTTCTAAGTTAATTACTGATTCAAATTTCAATAAAGTAGCAAAAATAGAAGTTGAAGAAATTAAGAAAGTTATTAGAGAAAAATATCCTAAGATTGATTTTGCTCACCTTAACATTGAAATCATAGGAAATAAAGTCATCATTAAAGCTAAGGATTCGCATCCTGACTATCAAGGTCAAAAAGAAATTAGCATTGAGGTTAAAAAGCAAATCTCTGAGCTAATTACTAATGAAAGTTTTGATAAAGTTAATAATCTTGATGAAAGTAGCATTAAAAAAGTTATTTTAGTAAAACACCCAACTGTTGACTTTAATCATCTTGATTTAGTTATTAGTGGAAATAAAGTTATTATTAAAGCTAAAGATTCTCATCCTGACTATCAAGGTGAAATAGAAGTTGCTATCGCCGTCAAAAAACAGATATCTGAGCTAATTACTAGCCGAGAATTCAATAAAGTAGCAAAAATAGAAGTTGAAGAAATTAAGAAAGTTATTAGAGAAAAGTACCCTGAGATTGATTTTGCTCACCTTGACATTGAAATCAGAGGAAATAAAGTCATCATTAAAGCTAAAGATTCCCATCCTGACTATCAGGGCGAGCTGCGATTTAGTGTCGAAGAAAAGTTAGATGTTTCTAAGTTAATTACTGATTCAAATTTCAATAAAGTAGCAAAAATAGAAGTTGAAGAAATTAAGAAAGTTATTAGAGAAAAATATCCTAAGATTGATTTTGCTCACCTTAACATTGAAATCATAGGAAATAAAGTCATCATTAAAGCTAAGGATTCGCATCCTGACTATCAAGGTCAAAAAGAAATTAGCATTGAGGTTAAAAAGCAAATCTCTGAGCTAATTACTAATGAAAGTTTTGATAAAGTTAATAATCTTGATGAAAGTAGCATTAAAAAAGTTATTTTAGTAAAACACCCAACTGTTGACTTTAATCATCTTGATTTAGTTATTAGTGGAAATAAAGTTATTATTAAAGCTAAAGATTCTCATCCTGACTATCAAGGTGAAATAGAAGTTGCTATCGCCGTCAAAAAACAGATATCTGAGCTAATTACTAGCCGAGAATTCAATAAAGTAGCAAAAATAGAAGTTGAAGAAATTAAGAAAGTTATTAGAGAAAAGTACCCTGAGATTGATTTTGCTCACCTTGACATTGAAATCAGAGGAAATAAAGTCATCATTAAAGCTAAAGATTCCCATCCTGACTATCAGGGCGAGCTGCGATTTAGTGTCGAAGAGAAGTTAGATGTTTCTAAGTTAATTACTGATTCAAATTTCAATAAAGTAGCAAAAATAGAAGTTGAAGAAATTAAGAAAGTTATTAGAGAAAAATATCCTAAGATTGATTTTGCTCACCTTAACATTGAAATCATAGGAAATAAAGTCATCATTAAAGCTAAGGATTCGCATCCTGACTATCAAGGTCAAAAAGAAATTAGCATTGAGGTTAAAAAGCAAATCTCTGAGCTAATTACTAATGAAAGTTTTGATAAAGTTAATAATCTTGATGAAAGTAGCATTAAAAAAGTTATTTTAGTAAAACACCCAACTGTTGACTTTAATCATCTTGATTTAGTTATTAGTGGAAATAAAGTTATTATTAAAGCTAAAGATTCTCATCCTGACTATCAAGGTGAAATAGAAGTTGCTATCGCCGTCAAAAAACAGATATCTGAGCTAATTACTAGCCGAGAATTCAATAAAGTAGCAAAAATAAATCTTGAAGAAATTAAGAAAGTTATTAAAGAAAGGTTTCCTAAGATTGATTTTACTCACTTTGCCATTGAAATCATTGGAAATAAAGTAATCATTAAAGCTAAGGATTCGCATCCTGACTATCAAGGTGAACTGCAATTTAATATCACTGAGAAGATCAATATCGCTAAAATGATCGATGAAAAAAATATACTTTTGGAACTAAAAAAAGTTAAAGCAGAACAAGTTAATGAAAAAGGATTTAAGTTGCTAATTGAAGAAATTTTTCATAAGTCGGGAATGAAAAATATTGAATTTGATATATCTCTAGAAAAACACAATAATAGAATTGTATTAGATTTTAATAATGATGATAATTATCACGGAAAAATTTCATTAAATTATGAAATGGACAATTTAATACCAAATAAGAAAAATAATAGCATAATTTGAAAAGTGATAATTGCAGTCATATTATCTATAACTTTGCTAATCATATTAATATTAATAATTAAAAAAACGAAAAAAGGTTATAACAAGCAGAATTAA